From one Anopheles bellator chromosome 1, idAnoBellAS_SP24_06.2, whole genome shotgun sequence genomic stretch:
- the LOC131206068 gene encoding uncharacterized protein LOC131206068 — MNYKLCVEFGIAFKGAEHHSVWIKRVKSHALETHSTTMRKYQQLALVLLSITCVVILLVYKSENNRLKYVLEVVNIFGRNDAASLIRIDNSSRLHSLSYDLDKPLPAWQRIGDGFFVYSSFWQKNELAAGGTVISIIVGLEQAIVNFKCQIQHDTNDLVTGKLLFTRIERPNTGSVKNPSGESFVVYKFFCKLSRDFGQPTEVIYTDVNHAINRYVPLRVLESRSVRQRMTITACVDMNDYRELEEDVRHPAAAVLQYFLHHQIVGVEDFIVYNSNALNGATASLLYNHGIKINLLPYNFPFDLSNRQQNQMIIEMDCMMRNYNAAKLTFVGKINEYLYPSSRLRLNNPFLNYAWKVSSDVSRFAVSTRSVCIDSRKKIFSDNLLYDVDAHSDSEGQFYVYKPQHYNRSAGGTVDLMKTLDVERNMLFVHRYGGKCRSKANLHEWTVGLQGNFLQYIVDVGRELNKLIFR; from the coding sequence ATGAACTATAAGTTGTGTGTTGAATTTGGCATTGCATTCAAAGGAGCGGAGCATCATAGCGTGTGGATAAAAAGAGTAAAATCGCACGCACTCGAAACACACAGTACTACAATGCGTAAATATCAGCAGCTTGCACTTGTTCTGCTATCAATCACGTGCGTAGTGATACTCCTCGTATATAAGAGCGAAAACAACCGGCTAAAGTATGTGCTAGAGGTAGTCAATATTTTCGGACGCAACGACGCGGCTAGTCTGATCCGAATCGATAACAGCAGTCGATTGCACAGCTTATCGTACGATTTGGATAAACCCCTCCCTGCCTGGCAGCGTATCGGCGATGGTTTCTTCGTGTACTCGTCATTTTGGCAAAAGAACGaactggccgccggtggcacaGTGATCAGCATCATTGTCGGGCTGGAGCAGGCGATTGTAAACTTCAAATGCCAGATTCAGCACGACACAAATGATCTTGTCACTGGGAAGCTACTATTCACGCGCATCGAACGACCCAACACTGGCTCAGTGAAAAATCCCAGCGGAGAGTCTTTTGTGGTGTATAAATTTTTCTGCAAGCTCTCCCGTGATTTTGGCCAACCAACAGAAGTCATCTACACCGATGTGAATCATGCTATCAATCGTTATGTTCCTTTGCGTGTTTTAGAGAGCCGATCTGTACGACAACGCATGACAATTACAGCCTGCGTTGACATGAACGATTATCGTGAACTTGAAGAAGACGTGCGACAccccgctgctgctgtactTCAATATTTTCTGCATCATCAGATTGTTGGCGTAGAAGACTTTATTGTGTACAACAGCAACGCTCTGAATGGAGCAACCGCCTCGTTGCTTTACAATCATGGCATCAAAATCAATCTGCTGCCGtataattttcctttcgatctGAGCAACCGGCAGCAGAATCAAATGATCATCGAAATGGACTGCATGATGCGAAACTACAATGCCGCCAAGTTGACGTTCGTCGGGAAGATTAACGAGTACCTTTATCCGAGCTCGCGACTTCGACTTAACAACCCGTTCCTTAATTACGCCTGGAAGGTGTCGAGCGACGTATCCCGTTTTGCTGTCAGCACACGCTCCGTATGCATAGATTCACGCAAGAAGATATTCTCCGACAATTTACTGTATGATGTGGACGCTCATTCGGACAGCGAGGGGCAATTTTATGTATACAAACCTCAGCACTACAATCGGTCTGCCGGAGGAACAGTCGATCTCATGAAAACGCTTGATGTCGAACGAAACATGCTGTTTGTTCATCGGTACGGAGGCAAATGTCGCAGCAAGGCGAACCTACACGAATGGACGGTGGGACTACAAGGGAACTTTTTGCAGTATATCGTGGATGTTGGGCGCGAGCTAAACAAACTAATCTTCCGATAA